A region of Gemmatimonadaceae bacterium DNA encodes the following proteins:
- a CDS encoding chemotaxis protein CheW produces MSTHTDSATITQSRAGKYLTFFLAGEEYGLEILKVSEIIGMQPITRVPRMPEAVRGVINLRGKVIPITDLRCKFGMSAEDTEDTCIIVVQMQGIQTGIVVDRVSEVVAIGDSDIEDAPTFGAGVHTEFLLGIGKAGGRVKLLLDIDKVLATAEIAALEAARGAAD; encoded by the coding sequence ATGAGCACGCACACCGACAGCGCCACGATCACCCAGTCCCGCGCGGGCAAGTACCTGACGTTCTTCCTCGCGGGCGAGGAATACGGTCTCGAGATCCTCAAGGTCAGCGAGATCATCGGCATGCAGCCGATCACGCGCGTCCCCCGCATGCCGGAGGCGGTGCGCGGTGTGATCAACCTGCGCGGCAAGGTCATTCCGATCACCGACCTGCGCTGCAAGTTCGGCATGAGCGCCGAAGACACCGAAGACACGTGCATCATCGTGGTGCAGATGCAGGGGATCCAGACGGGTATCGTCGTGGATCGGGTGAGCGAGGTGGTGGCGATCGGCGACAGCGATATCGAGGATGCGCCGACCTTCGGTGCCGGCGTGCACACGGAGTTCCTGCTCGGCATCGGCAAGGCCGGCGGTCGCGTGAAGCTGCTGCTCGACATCGACAAGGTGTTGGCCACGGCAGAAATCGCCGCCCTCGAGGCTGCGCGCGGCGCGGCCGACTGA
- a CDS encoding chemotaxis protein CheA, translating to MSPLTLDDAATLLMQLEATDTADLATLRDALTDLAFENRVPLAAQPFVARAARVLGTIVKGTVPDASAAMAEVGTALEAAMKACEQAPRATVAVAEVATMTVDATNAGAIVDTPTVDVHVDAFVDVSVDVSVDATAKPRRRTPGRGTPAIAAPAIAEPTPEPARATSKAHDTGSDRLPDDADRDLLPDFITESNECVTNSEAALLQLEANPSDEEAINTVFRAFHTVKGTSAFLGLSRIAAFAHEAESLLSRVRDKEIAYTRGCADLSLRSADMLKELLVSVEQALAGDGRLPLPQGYHELLDALAGYDPARDANGVALATPTKDSDDIFPAVSPTATSAPASAEPTTTTKSKGVSDDATIRVRTDRLDRLIDMVGELVIAQSMIAGDETFGTGKQHDLLRKVTHAGKIVRELQDLSMSMRMVPLRPTFQKLARVVRDTAAKAGKQVQFITEGDDVEIDRNMVDRLGDPLVHMVRNAVDHGVEAPDKRQAAGKPGVGIVRLHAYHASGNVVVELKDDGNGLHRDKIAKKAIEKGLIESDKGLSDSEVFNLIFAPGFSTAEKVTDISGRGVGMDVVRRNLEAIRGRCDISSTPGQGTTFAIRLPLTLAVTDGMLVRVGDERFIVPLTHIHMSFRPEPEMLSTVVGKGEMVLLRGELMPVIRLHRLFDVPNAIENPLDALLMIVGDGSRRTALLVDDLLGQQQVVAKALGDGLGKVAGVSGGAILGDGRVGLILDVNETVALVQTTDTVTLPARAA from the coding sequence GTGTCTCCACTGACTCTTGATGATGCCGCCACGCTGCTCATGCAGCTGGAGGCCACTGACACCGCCGATCTCGCCACGCTGCGTGATGCGCTGACCGATCTGGCGTTCGAGAACCGCGTCCCGCTGGCCGCGCAACCGTTCGTGGCGCGCGCGGCACGCGTCCTGGGTACCATCGTCAAGGGCACCGTGCCGGATGCATCGGCCGCGATGGCCGAAGTGGGCACGGCGCTCGAGGCGGCGATGAAAGCCTGCGAGCAGGCGCCGCGCGCCACGGTCGCGGTGGCCGAAGTCGCGACGATGACCGTCGATGCCACGAACGCCGGCGCAATCGTCGATACGCCGACCGTGGATGTCCACGTCGATGCCTTCGTCGACGTGAGCGTGGACGTCTCGGTGGATGCCACCGCCAAGCCGCGTCGCCGGACGCCGGGTCGCGGCACGCCCGCGATCGCGGCACCGGCCATCGCGGAGCCGACGCCGGAGCCCGCCCGCGCCACCTCCAAGGCGCATGATACCGGCTCCGATCGTCTCCCCGACGATGCCGATCGCGACTTGCTCCCGGACTTCATCACCGAGAGCAATGAATGCGTGACGAACTCCGAAGCCGCGCTGCTCCAGCTCGAAGCCAATCCGAGCGACGAAGAAGCGATCAACACGGTCTTCCGCGCCTTCCACACCGTCAAGGGTACGTCGGCGTTCCTGGGGCTTTCGCGGATCGCCGCGTTCGCGCACGAAGCGGAGTCGCTGCTGAGCCGCGTTCGCGACAAGGAGATCGCCTATACGCGGGGCTGCGCGGATCTGTCGCTTCGCTCGGCCGACATGCTCAAGGAGCTCCTGGTGTCGGTGGAGCAGGCGCTCGCCGGCGACGGCCGCCTGCCGCTCCCGCAGGGCTATCACGAGCTGCTCGATGCGCTCGCCGGCTATGATCCCGCCCGGGATGCCAACGGCGTGGCGCTCGCGACGCCGACGAAGGACAGCGACGACATCTTCCCCGCCGTGTCGCCGACAGCGACGTCGGCCCCGGCCAGCGCCGAGCCCACGACCACGACTAAGTCGAAGGGCGTCTCGGACGACGCGACCATTCGCGTGCGCACCGATCGCCTCGATCGCCTCATCGACATGGTCGGGGAGCTCGTCATCGCGCAGTCGATGATTGCGGGCGACGAGACGTTCGGCACCGGCAAGCAGCACGACCTGCTGCGCAAGGTGACGCACGCCGGCAAGATCGTCCGCGAGCTGCAGGACCTGAGCATGTCGATGCGCATGGTCCCGCTCCGCCCGACCTTCCAGAAGCTCGCGCGCGTCGTGCGCGATACGGCGGCCAAGGCCGGCAAGCAGGTGCAGTTCATCACCGAGGGCGATGACGTCGAAATCGATCGCAACATGGTGGACCGCCTCGGCGATCCGCTGGTGCACATGGTGCGCAACGCGGTCGATCACGGGGTCGAGGCGCCCGACAAGCGCCAGGCGGCCGGCAAGCCTGGCGTCGGTATCGTGCGCCTGCATGCCTACCATGCGTCGGGCAACGTCGTCGTCGAACTCAAGGACGACGGCAACGGCCTGCATCGCGACAAGATCGCCAAGAAGGCGATCGAGAAGGGGCTGATCGAGAGCGACAAGGGCCTGAGCGACAGCGAGGTGTTCAACCTCATCTTCGCCCCCGGCTTCTCGACCGCCGAGAAGGTGACCGACATCTCCGGCCGCGGCGTCGGCATGGATGTGGTGCGCCGGAATCTCGAGGCCATTCGCGGCCGCTGCGACATCAGCTCGACGCCGGGACAGGGGACGACGTTTGCGATCCGCCTGCCGCTCACGCTCGCCGTCACCGACGGCATGCTGGTGCGGGTCGGCGACGAGCGGTTCATCGTGCCGCTGACGCACATCCACATGAGCTTCCGCCCTGAGCCTGAGATGCTGTCGACGGTGGTGGGCAAGGGCGAGATGGTGCTGCTGCGCGGCGAGCTGATGCCGGTGATTCGCCTGCACCGCCTCTTCGACGTCCCCAATGCCATCGAGAACCCGCTCGATGCCCTGCTGATGATCGTGGGCGACGGATCGCGCCGGACGGCGCTGCTGGTCGACGATCTCCTGGGGCAGCAGCAGGTGGTGGCCAAGGCGCTCGGCGATGGGCTCGGCAAGGTGGCCGGGGTCAGCGGCGGGGCGATCCTCGGCGACGGCCGCGTGGGCCTGATCCTCGATGTCAACGAGACGGTGGCGCTCGTGCAGACGACCGATACTGTCACACTCCCGGCGCGCGCCGCGTAA
- a CDS encoding response regulator gives MKFLVVDDSATMRRIVINSLQRIGFNDTVEAGDGQEALAKFDPSIKFVITDWNMPNMSGTEFTKVLRSRDDGRHVPILMVTARSVKEDILTAMEAGVNNYIVKPFTPQVLKEKIDALLPAAAA, from the coding sequence ATGAAGTTCCTCGTGGTGGACGATTCCGCGACGATGCGTCGCATCGTCATCAACTCGCTCCAGCGCATCGGATTCAACGATACGGTGGAGGCGGGCGACGGCCAGGAGGCCCTCGCCAAGTTCGACCCGTCGATCAAGTTCGTCATTACGGACTGGAACATGCCGAACATGAGCGGCACCGAGTTCACCAAGGTGCTCCGCTCGCGTGACGACGGGCGGCACGTCCCCATTCTCATGGTGACGGCGCGCTCGGTGAAGGAAGACATCCTCACGGCGATGGAAGCCGGTGTCAACAATTACATTGTCAAGCCGTTCACGCCCCAGGTGCTCAAGGAAAAGATTGATGCGCTCCTGCCGGCGGCGGCGGCCTGA
- a CDS encoding flagellar biosynthesis anti-sigma factor FlgM yields the protein MKITGSYFEALKPTPNSTTGVQRAQQEVQQPSATKPAKSDSVQISAEGRRMQAQQRDDSLEPDRVAELRNKVLTGAYNTLDVVDQVARRILTRGDL from the coding sequence ATGAAGATCACCGGTAGCTATTTCGAAGCCCTGAAGCCCACGCCGAACAGCACCACCGGGGTGCAGCGTGCGCAGCAGGAAGTTCAGCAGCCCAGTGCGACCAAGCCGGCGAAGTCGGACTCTGTCCAGATCTCCGCGGAAGGCCGTCGCATGCAGGCCCAGCAGCGCGACGACAGCCTGGAGCCCGATCGTGTCGCCGAGCTGCGCAACAAGGTTCTGACCGGCGCCTACAACACCCTCGATGTGGTGGATCAGGTCGCCCGGCGCATTCTGACGCGTGGCGATCTGTAG
- the fliS gene encoding flagellar export chaperone FliS, whose product MSYASQTASYREMEIHAASPEKLLVIVFEQLVVQLDRARIAMERKDIELRVVSLRKARNLVTELLTTLDFEKGGALADQLSDIYVYMLYELVDIGTRGDLRVMGKLVNIAKELRDGFVGAAAQMATAKLKTA is encoded by the coding sequence ATGTCATACGCCAGTCAGACTGCGAGCTATCGCGAGATGGAGATCCACGCCGCCTCGCCCGAGAAGCTCCTGGTGATCGTCTTCGAGCAGCTGGTCGTGCAGCTGGACCGGGCGCGCATCGCGATGGAACGCAAGGACATCGAGTTGCGGGTGGTCTCGCTCCGCAAGGCCCGCAATCTCGTGACGGAGCTGTTGACCACGCTCGACTTCGAGAAGGGCGGGGCGCTCGCCGACCAGCTGTCCGACATCTACGTCTACATGCTCTACGAGCTCGTGGACATCGGGACGCGCGGTGATCTGCGGGTGATGGGCAAGCTGGTGAACATCGCGAAGGAGCTGCGCGACGGCTTTGTCGGCGCTGCGGCCCAGATGGCCACCGCCAAACTCAAGACCGCCTGA
- the fliD gene encoding flagellar filament capping protein FliD, producing the protein MASTTTSTTTSTGLGVSGLSSGIQWGDIVDSTIKAYEARILTPINTRLDQEKAQKEAWTTLNGLVDTLNTAARALRTTGFGGYTATVPASPTTSRTLLNAAASTTATPGQYRVEVLQLADTAKISGGVTADTAAARGLTGDFTVNGKTISIVASDSLSAIRDKINSAGAGVTASVVSDGGTAGHLVLTANAAGSSGLAITDGTGGAARELGFLDSRSKPISSAVQAAAIAMGLNVSPPPASIRIGSQLITVDLATMSISAIAARINAAGGSASVQSEAYGDETRFRLVVDGNVAADPNDANSQAVIDALGMAAGSTGDVRQTVSTAAYTDGSNAIATASTALAGIKVGGVASGLAVGDAINIRGMRGDGTAVTIGLVVKNGDTMQTLLDRLNDATSGFGSGTRPATASIGADGAIRLTDSTGGSSRLSMTMSITRADGTTGSLGASSVSVAGRARQLQTGQDAIVNVDGTTYTRTTNTITDAISGVTLSLVSSEPGTTVDVTVGRDTDGAAKAVQTFVDAYNAVRKFYDEQGQTDAVLYANSGLRRVVSSFTDALRTNVSSNTTYSYATLAGVTLDRFGRLSLDSSKFKTALNGKPDEITALFGFSGIGGAFVTATDKAQQYGVGAISQSINNLTQNAVKLNQRAAEAQKKLDAKRALLVDQYTKMEEALSKLQSQSNSFLGSIKGLQGNN; encoded by the coding sequence ATGGCGTCGACAACAACTTCGACAACGACCAGCACCGGGCTGGGCGTCAGTGGTCTTTCCAGCGGGATTCAGTGGGGCGACATCGTCGACTCCACGATCAAGGCATACGAAGCCCGCATCCTGACACCGATCAACACTCGGCTCGATCAGGAGAAGGCCCAAAAAGAAGCGTGGACCACGCTGAATGGCTTGGTCGATACCTTGAACACGGCCGCGCGGGCCCTCCGCACGACCGGTTTTGGCGGTTATACGGCCACCGTGCCGGCGAGCCCGACGACGTCGCGCACGCTGCTGAACGCCGCCGCCTCGACCACGGCCACGCCGGGCCAGTACCGCGTGGAAGTGTTGCAGCTGGCCGATACGGCCAAGATCAGTGGCGGCGTGACCGCCGACACGGCCGCTGCCCGCGGCCTCACCGGTGACTTCACGGTCAACGGCAAAACGATTTCGATCGTCGCGAGTGATTCGCTGAGCGCGATCCGCGACAAGATCAACAGCGCCGGCGCCGGGGTGACCGCCTCGGTGGTGAGCGATGGCGGCACCGCGGGGCACCTGGTGCTCACGGCCAATGCCGCCGGCTCGTCCGGTCTTGCGATTACCGATGGTACCGGTGGCGCCGCGCGGGAGCTCGGGTTCCTCGACAGTCGGTCGAAGCCCATCTCCTCGGCAGTGCAGGCGGCCGCCATCGCCATGGGGCTGAATGTCAGTCCGCCCCCGGCGAGCATCCGCATCGGGAGTCAGCTCATTACGGTGGACCTGGCCACCATGTCCATCTCCGCCATCGCGGCCCGCATCAATGCGGCCGGTGGCTCGGCGTCGGTGCAGTCCGAAGCCTACGGTGACGAGACGCGCTTCCGGCTCGTGGTCGATGGCAACGTGGCGGCCGATCCGAACGACGCCAACTCGCAGGCCGTCATCGATGCGCTGGGCATGGCGGCCGGCAGCACGGGCGACGTGCGCCAGACCGTGTCCACGGCGGCGTATACCGATGGCAGCAATGCGATCGCCACGGCGAGCACGGCGCTGGCCGGCATCAAGGTGGGCGGTGTCGCGTCCGGGCTCGCGGTCGGCGACGCGATCAACATCCGCGGGATGCGTGGTGATGGGACCGCCGTCACGATCGGCCTCGTCGTGAAGAACGGCGACACGATGCAGACGCTGCTCGATCGCCTCAACGATGCGACCTCCGGCTTCGGCAGCGGCACGCGCCCGGCGACGGCGTCGATCGGCGCCGATGGCGCCATTCGCCTCACCGACAGCACCGGCGGGTCATCGCGCCTGTCGATGACGATGTCGATCACGCGCGCCGATGGCACCACCGGCTCGCTCGGGGCGAGCAGCGTCAGCGTGGCCGGTCGCGCGCGGCAGCTGCAGACCGGCCAGGATGCCATCGTCAATGTCGATGGTACCACGTACACCCGTACGACGAACACCATCACCGACGCCATCAGCGGGGTGACGCTGTCGCTGGTGAGCAGCGAACCGGGCACCACGGTGGACGTGACGGTGGGGCGCGATACCGACGGTGCGGCCAAGGCCGTGCAGACGTTCGTGGACGCCTACAATGCGGTACGGAAGTTCTACGATGAGCAGGGGCAGACCGATGCGGTGCTGTACGCCAACAGCGGCCTGCGCCGCGTGGTGAGCAGCTTCACGGACGCCCTGCGGACCAACGTCTCGTCGAACACCACATACAGCTACGCCACGCTCGCCGGCGTGACGCTCGACCGGTTCGGTCGGCTCTCGCTCGACAGCAGCAAGTTCAAGACGGCGCTCAACGGCAAGCCGGACGAAATCACGGCGCTCTTCGGCTTCTCGGGCATTGGCGGTGCGTTCGTGACGGCCACCGACAAGGCGCAGCAGTACGGGGTGGGCGCGATCAGCCAGTCGATCAACAACCTGACGCAGAACGCGGTGAAGCTGAATCAGCGGGCCGCCGAAGCGCAGAAGAAGCTCGACGCCAAGCGCGCGCTGCTGGTGGATCAGTACACCAAGATGGAAGAGGCGCTCTCGAAGCTGCAATCGCAGAGCAATTCTTTCCTCGGGAGCATCAAGGGACTTCAGGGCAACAACTGA
- a CDS encoding tetratricopeptide repeat protein — MTSPLVQHLTAGLAALEQGAYAEAIRAFSAARAQAPHDAALALALANAQRLGGRVPDARATLTGFVQSDAEVSVAECYELGAALLEAGAPQEAIECLEAVRAQRPQDPAVMNVLAGARRAAGQPAAAWPLCEAALARDATTAAFRLTAAQVRHELGDLAGALHWLDEAERLRPNHSPTQLQRAYTLLLKGGGADASGWAAFESRSLPEPATAAKAWHGEPLAGCSILVTAEQGVGDQFQFVRFVARLAEQGPSRVVVQCHRDAVTLLQANGLEAIARDASPPETDWHVPMLSLPHRLGLGTAVDGARVPYLRAPGAPLPPRRASRRLGLVWAGNPAFVGRATRDLDAALLPQLGEIADVEWIGLQVGSARASAPDFVSFVSESYSWLDSASVLASLDGLVTTDTGIAHLAGAMGVRTWVLLQHIPDWRWGTAGATSSWYPSMTLIRPDGWNDWASVLRHLRTALAAP; from the coding sequence GTGACTAGCCCGCTCGTCCAGCACCTGACGGCCGGCCTCGCCGCGCTCGAACAAGGCGCGTACGCCGAGGCGATCCGCGCCTTCTCCGCGGCGCGGGCCCAGGCGCCACACGATGCCGCACTGGCGCTCGCGCTGGCGAACGCGCAGCGCCTGGGCGGGCGCGTACCCGACGCCCGCGCCACCCTCACGGGCTTCGTGCAGAGCGATGCCGAGGTGTCGGTGGCCGAGTGCTACGAGTTGGGCGCCGCCCTGCTCGAAGCGGGGGCCCCACAGGAAGCGATCGAGTGCCTCGAGGCCGTTCGCGCCCAACGGCCGCAGGACCCGGCCGTGATGAATGTGCTGGCCGGGGCGCGTCGGGCCGCGGGTCAACCGGCCGCGGCCTGGCCCCTCTGCGAGGCGGCCCTCGCGCGCGATGCCACGACGGCTGCATTCCGCCTCACCGCCGCGCAGGTCCGCCACGAACTCGGGGATCTCGCGGGTGCCCTGCACTGGCTCGACGAGGCCGAGCGGCTGCGCCCGAACCACAGCCCCACGCAGCTGCAGCGCGCCTACACGCTTCTATTGAAAGGCGGCGGCGCCGATGCGTCGGGGTGGGCCGCGTTTGAATCCCGCTCCCTCCCGGAACCGGCGACCGCGGCTAAGGCGTGGCACGGTGAACCACTCGCCGGGTGCAGCATTCTGGTCACCGCCGAGCAGGGCGTCGGCGACCAGTTCCAGTTTGTGCGCTTCGTCGCGCGCCTCGCCGAGCAGGGCCCGAGCCGGGTGGTCGTGCAATGCCATCGCGATGCGGTGACGCTGCTGCAGGCCAATGGCCTCGAGGCGATCGCGCGCGATGCGTCGCCCCCCGAGACCGACTGGCACGTGCCGATGCTCTCGCTCCCTCACCGCCTCGGGCTGGGGACGGCGGTGGATGGGGCGCGGGTACCCTATCTGCGCGCGCCGGGCGCGCCCCTCCCCCCGCGTCGCGCGTCGCGACGACTGGGGCTGGTGTGGGCCGGCAACCCGGCCTTTGTGGGCCGCGCCACGCGCGATCTGGACGCGGCGCTCCTCCCGCAGCTGGGGGAGATCGCCGACGTCGAATGGATCGGCCTGCAGGTCGGTTCGGCGCGCGCATCCGCTCCAGACTTCGTCAGTTTTGTTTCAGAGTCCTATTCATGGCTTGATAGTGCGTCGGTATTGGCTTCTCTGGATGGCCTCGTCACGACCGATACCGGCATTGCACACCTGGCGGGCGCCATGGGGGTCCGCACCTGGGTCCTCCTGCAGCACATCCCCGATTGGCGCTGGGGGACCGCTGGCGCGACGTCATCCTGGTACCCCTCGATGACGCTGATCCGCCCCGACGGCTGGAACGACTGGGCGAGCGTGCTGCGCCACCTGCGCACCGCTCTCGCCGCGCCCTGA
- a CDS encoding glycosyltransferase family 2 protein, translating to MSTSAPLRIGILTHNGLHHTQRCLDSLRAHTTAPWEAYVVDNASSDATPAWLAALDDPRIHVELRSDNLGVSGGRNHLFHQLTPQLGDQDLLVFLDNDIEVGPGWETPFLEAFAQQPRLGVAGHWAFSMRVHESWRDILAEHTNASAPCDTVQGCCFWVRGATARAVGTFDESLGRFWHEDDDYCIRALHAGWDVQRVRSPKLWHHEHGSGVALRPERVAGSLANQQMLAAKWRAMGALDAQGVPLRPVPEPLGPLRQALAAALGRSGPLLRTELHSALHDLARLMHASLSDDEAGLAGTPAVQWLLQQTAAEAQGNGDQETYGRATGALARLDALRRARRATCALPSDEGRGALAFSSVCQPRAWDDARWAASAARVLHEGHGTDYYARHEVAWRDGQLAYALSTAGVLRPATRAFALGHASEPLLVALSHQVGTLVVADRERPTTEQMAQAVGRPWGSATTHTTVWSPSVATGEAPYDLVVCPNLARYATATDTLRLIGQLAARLAPGGMLAVATSVQIGGGAHALWLPASTFGDDARLADAGVRRIGRFDDGVSDGVLLATLPEQAPAHWRPRLARRVGGSTVTVATLVARRR from the coding sequence ATGTCCACATCGGCGCCCCTGCGCATTGGCATTCTGACCCACAACGGGCTGCATCATACGCAGCGGTGTCTGGATTCCCTGCGCGCGCATACCACCGCGCCGTGGGAAGCGTATGTGGTGGACAACGCGTCGAGCGACGCCACGCCGGCCTGGCTGGCGGCGCTCGACGATCCCCGCATTCACGTGGAGCTGCGGTCCGATAATCTCGGGGTGAGCGGCGGCCGGAATCATCTCTTCCATCAGCTCACGCCGCAGCTGGGTGATCAGGATCTGCTCGTCTTCCTCGACAACGACATCGAGGTGGGGCCGGGCTGGGAAACACCCTTCCTCGAGGCATTTGCGCAGCAGCCGCGCCTCGGCGTGGCCGGGCATTGGGCGTTCTCCATGCGTGTGCATGAGAGCTGGCGCGACATTCTGGCGGAGCACACGAACGCCTCGGCGCCGTGCGACACGGTGCAGGGGTGCTGCTTCTGGGTGCGCGGGGCCACCGCGCGCGCCGTGGGCACCTTCGACGAGTCGCTCGGGCGCTTCTGGCACGAAGACGACGACTACTGCATCCGCGCCCTGCACGCCGGGTGGGATGTGCAGCGCGTGCGGAGCCCCAAGCTGTGGCACCACGAACATGGCTCCGGCGTCGCGTTGCGTCCGGAGCGAGTGGCGGGATCGCTGGCCAATCAGCAGATGCTGGCGGCCAAGTGGCGGGCCATGGGTGCGCTCGACGCGCAGGGGGTGCCGCTCCGTCCGGTGCCAGAGCCGCTCGGACCGTTGCGGCAGGCGTTGGCTGCAGCGCTGGGGCGTTCCGGCCCGCTGTTGCGCACCGAGCTGCACAGCGCGCTGCACGATCTCGCGCGTCTGATGCATGCGTCGCTCTCCGATGACGAAGCCGGACTGGCCGGTACGCCGGCCGTGCAGTGGCTGCTGCAGCAGACGGCAGCGGAAGCGCAGGGGAATGGCGATCAGGAGACCTACGGGCGCGCGACGGGTGCGCTGGCGCGGCTGGATGCGCTGCGGCGCGCGCGTCGGGCCACGTGTGCCTTGCCGAGTGACGAAGGGCGTGGCGCGCTGGCGTTCAGCAGCGTCTGTCAGCCGCGCGCGTGGGATGATGCGCGGTGGGCCGCGTCCGCGGCGCGCGTGCTGCATGAAGGACACGGCACCGACTACTACGCGCGCCATGAGGTCGCGTGGCGCGATGGGCAGCTCGCCTACGCGCTGAGTACCGCTGGCGTGCTGCGCCCCGCCACGCGTGCGTTCGCGCTGGGGCACGCAAGCGAACCGCTGCTGGTCGCGCTCTCGCACCAGGTGGGTACGCTGGTCGTCGCCGATCGTGAGCGTCCGACCACTGAGCAGATGGCGCAGGCGGTCGGGCGTCCGTGGGGGAGTGCGACGACCCACACCACGGTGTGGTCGCCGTCGGTCGCGACGGGTGAGGCGCCATACGATCTGGTCGTGTGCCCGAATCTTGCGCGCTACGCCACGGCGACGGATACGCTGCGGCTCATCGGACAGCTGGCCGCGCGGCTCGCCCCCGGGGGCATGCTCGCCGTGGCGACGTCGGTGCAGATCGGCGGTGGCGCGCATGCCCTGTGGCTGCCGGCGTCCACATTCGGTGATGACGCGCGTCTGGCCGATGCTGGGGTGCGGCGCATCGGTCGCTTCGATGACGGTGTGAGTGATGGGGTGCTGCTGGCCACCCTCCCCGAGCAGGCGCCGGCGCACTGGCGCCCGCGGTTGGCCCGTCGTGTGGGCGGCAGCACGGTCACCGTGGCCACCCTGGTCGCACGGCGCCGCTGA